A window of Agrobacterium vitis genomic DNA:
GTATCCCATCGATACCGAAGCGCTCATTCCCTATGGTACATCCGCAAACCGGCTGCTGGGCATCGACCTCGTCGTAACCCGCACCGAGGACGGTGACGTGACCGTGAAAGCGCAGGAAAACAATCTGCCAATCCGGCGGCGCTACGGCTATATCTGGACGACGCTCGGCAGCCCGGACAAGGAGATTTTCCCCATTGAGGAAGCCGATGAGCCGGATCGCCGCATCGTGCCTTGCGGTGCGGTCACCGTGAAGGCATCGGGCCTGCGGATCGTCGAAAACTTTCTCGACATGGCGCATTTTCCCTTCGTCCATACCGATATTCTCGGCTCAGAACCGCATACGGAAGTCGAGCATTATAATGTGGAAATCCGCCGCGATGTCGATGAGGTCTGGGCGACCAATTGCCAATTCTTCCAGCCACAGGCAGCCCTTTCCGCCACGGACGGGTTGATGACCCACTATATCTACCGGGTGATGACGCCGTTCACGACGCTACTCTACAAGACCTGTCCGAATTCC
This region includes:
- a CDS encoding aromatic ring-hydroxylating oxygenase subunit alpha — its product is MMAIDKTSLDQWYPIDTEALIPYGTSANRLLGIDLVVTRTEDGDVTVKAQENNLPIRRRYGYIWTTLGSPDKEIFPIEEADEPDRRIVPCGAVTVKASGLRIVENFLDMAHFPFVHTDILGSEPHTEVEHYNVEIRRDVDEVWATNCQFFQPQAALSATDGLMTHYIYRVMTPFTTLLYKTCPNSDSRWDVICLFVQPLDPDRCRAHPIMYLLDDQSTTASLIQFQQLIFLQDRIILENQRPVLLPMEPRSEIPTRADATSIAYRRWLKEKGVTYGTSLKAVA